A segment of the Methanomassiliicoccaceae archaeon DOK genome:
GGACGCTGTCGTCGGCTACGCTTCGGCGGTTTTCGAGCGTCGGAACTAAACTTTATAGTTCATCGTCCATTCATCCTCATGGAAGACAACCAGAACTTCTGTGTGCAGTGCGGACAGATCCTGGCGGAAGACGCCAAGTTCTGCCCGTCCTGCGGTGCGAGGGTCCCGGGAAGGAACCCGGAACTGGTTGAGCAGGACAGGCAGGCGGTGCGCGACGTCATGAAGTACCGCATGTACTGGGCCATCGCCCTGATGCTCATCTACTCCATCCCGTTCCTCATCATCGGCGTCTACCTGGCCGTCGATCTGGACAGCATCGTCAACATGATCATGACGGACCCGCTGTACGCCGACTACGTCGACTACTACGGATGGACCTACGACCAGCTGCACGACGTGCTCTACTACGCCAGCTTCGTGTACATCCTCTCCTCGGTCTGCGGAATCGTCTCCGCGGCGCTGTGCTGGAAGAGGACCCACTACTGGGTGGCGCTCATCCTGTGCGTCGTGTCCATGTTCACCGGCGCCATGGGCCTCTTCGCCCTGTTCATGGGGATGTTCGCCTTCTGGACCATCCTCACAAGCAAGCTCTCCTTCAGGGAGTATGAGGATCAGCTCGAGGGCGAGCTGAACAAGATCCAGTGATCGAAAACCGGTAAAACGTTTTCAGGGGAGGGTCTCCCCTCCCCGTCATATTTTCTCAGATGCGCTTCAGGTACCTGAGGTTGGGTTCGTAGACGAGTCCCTTGTCCATGAGGACGTTGGATATCTCCTCGAGCTCGATGCTGCTGATGCCCTCGGCCTCGGCGCGCCTCTCCAGTTCGTCCCTGGGTGCGCCCTTGCCGTCGGTGTCCAGCTCCTCGAGCATGTTGAGGATGATGTCCTCCAGCTGTCCGTGGTTGTGCTCCTCGGAGCCGCCGTTGTCGATGTCGATCTCGTCCGGCTCGTTGGACAGGTCCTCGGGGAATCCGAAGTCCACATCCCTCTCGGGCAGGAGCATGCGGAGGGCGTTCTGGATGGTCTTGAGGTACATCGCCGAGTCCGGAAGCTGTCCGTAGTTGTCCAGGGCGTAGAGCAGTCCCTCGGCCTCCGCCTCCGTCATGCCCATGGCGAGCAGGTCCGGGACCTTCGCGTCGGGCATCCCGAGGACGGTCTTGGCGTTCTTCAGCCTCCTCCACGTGGATTTGGCGGTCTCCAGCAGCCACTCGTTGCGGGTCTGCTCGTCGATCTTGATTATGTGCTCCGGCCTGACGGACACGAAGACCCTCTGGTCGTCGGTCGTGTAGGTCCTGACCCTGCCGACGGCCGCCACGAAGCACGGAGCCTCCAGGTCGGCCATCGCTGCGGACGCCTCGGGCTGGTACCTGCCGACGTTGATGTAGTAGTTCCCGCTGACGTCCTGCACCCTGACCTTCCACATCGGCTCGTCGGGCGATCCGATGTTCTCCTTCTCGGTCATGACCCCGGCGATGAGGACCCTGTTCATCTTGGCGCCGAGCGGCGACACGACGTAGGACGGCATCTTCTCCTCAGTGGCCTTGATCTCCAGCGAGGAGCCGTTGAGCTCCGTCGCGAAGACCCTCCATGCTGTCTCCCTCGAGTTCATATTGCCGCCTCCACCTCTGCGAGGAGCTTCTCTGCCTCCTCCTCAATGTTGACCTCGACGTTGTCGGCGGACCTGACTATCATGTTGGGTCCGTAGTCGTCGCTCATGACGTTGCCGGTGATGGTGATCCTGTGCATCAGGATCCTGCCCATGAGCTCCCTGGCGACGACGCCCTCGCCCTTCGCCGCGGCGAGGCCCTCGGCGGCCTTCATGGAGACGCCTGTGAGCTTCTCGGTGTCGGCCCTGTTGACGACTGCGCCGATGGCGCCGGTCCCGTCGTCAATGACTATCTTCATCCTGAGGTCAGGCACGCCGTCGACCTGTCCGTGCGCGGTGCACACCCCGTTGAGGATCGACCTGTTGCACTGGGGGCACCTCTTGATGAGCCCGCTGCCGCCCTTCATGTCGACGACGAGGCCCTCGAGTGTGATGTCGAGTCCCCCTCCGATTCTGGCTATCTCCGCGACGGTCTTCTTCGTGGACCCGGAGTCCACGATGTCGAACACGGCGTCGACCCTGCTGACCTCGCAGCGGTCGCCCATGTTCAGCTGGGGGATGCCCTTCCATGCGCGGATGTACGCGTTCTTGGCGCAGATGGTCTCCCCGACCTTGAGCTCGAAGTCGTGCCAGGCAGAGTACTGGATCTTGCCGGTGTCGTCGGCGATCAGTCCGGAGTAGACGGTCTTGGCCTCACCCCTGACGGTGATCTTCCTGGCCTCCGTGGAGACGATCTGTCCCGTGACGGTGACGTTCCCCATGCCCTCGCGGATGTCCCCGATCTTGCACTCCTGCGCGGAGAGCGATATTGTGCGGTCCGGCACGTCGAGGGTGACGCCGGGGGCCGGCTCGACCCTTCCGCGGTTGCCCAGGTTGATCTGCACCCTCTCGTTCCAGAGCTTGCAGTAGCAGTTCCTGAAGTAGTAGACGGAGCCCTTCTCCAGCATGACGCTGCCGGGCTCCCAAAGTGTGAACGAGGCCGTCGACGTCTCGTCCCCGAGGATTCCGGAGACGATGGTCTTGTTGAGCCCCTTGACCGTGATGTTCTTGCTCTCGACGTACACCACCTTGGCGAGGACGTCGACGTTCTGCTCCGTGCCGGAGAGGTCGGCGATCTTCTTCACCACCGAGGACGCGGTCACGAAAGAGGAGCTGTCGGAGCCGCCGTACTTCCTGATGATCCCGCGCTTGGCGGACTCGATGTTCACGTGGTAGTCGTTGAGGTACTTGTTCAGCTCGGCCTCGAGCTGTTCGTCGTCGATCTTGTCTCCGAGCACCCTTTTCATCTCTTCAATATGGGGTGTTAGTTCTGTTCTATCCAATGTATCGACCTCCCGCGAACGGGATGAATCACCATCGGTGAGGACCTATTTAATCCAAAGGAGGGGGTGTCCGAACAACCCCCGCCGGGGCCGAAAAACCCCTGAAACCACGTAGTCCACACGGTCCGGAGCCAACATAGTTAAATGGGCTAACGCAATAACTGGACATGGTTCCCAAGAGCAAAATCGAAGAGATTCTGGACGGGTACGACACCAGCGACATCACCATCGCCACGCTGTGCTCTCACTCGTCGCTTCAGATCTTCCACGGCGCGAGGAAGATGGGCTTCAAGACCCTTGGGCTCACCATAACTCATAGCACGAAGTACTACGACGCGTTTCCGCTCGCCAAGCCCGACGAGATCCTCAGGTACAAGGACTTCGACGACTTCGACGAGCGCACCGGGGAGCTGCTGGACAGGAACGTCATCATCATTCCCCACGGCTCCTTCGTGGAGTACATGGGGTCCCGCAGGTTCTCCGACATGGAGGTCCCCTCGTACGGGAACCGCGCGGTCCTGAACTGGGAGTCCGACAGGGACATGCAGAGGCAGTGGATCACCGGCGCCGGTGTCCCCATGCCCCGCCTGATCACAGACGCAAGGGAGATCGACGAACCCGTGATGGTCAAGTACCACGGCGCCAAGGGCGGAAGGGGGTACTTCATAGCAATGGACTATCCCGACTTCAAGATGTCAATCGACCCCACCCAGCCGTACACGATCCAGGAGTACTGTCTCGGGACCAGGTACTACATGCACTTCTTCTACGACCCGTTCAAGACCGACGGGTACAGGTGCGAGCAGGGCGGGTCCCTGGAGCTGCTCTCGATGGACAGGAGGGACGAGTCCAACATCGACGAGATGTACAAGCTCGGCTCCATAGAGGAGTCCAAGAGGCACGGCCTGTACCCCTCGTTCGTGGTCACAGGCAACACGCCGGTCGTCCTGAGGGAGTCGCTGCTCCCGAAGGCATTCGAGATGGCGGAGAAGATCGTCAACAAGTCCTACGAGCTCTTCGGAGGCATGTGGGGCCCGTTCTGCCTGGAGACCGTCGTCAACGACAAGCTGCAGTTCAAGGTCTTCGAGATATCCACGAGGATCGTCGCTGGAACGAACCCGTTCATCTCCGGGTCCCCGTACGCCGACCTGATCTACCCCGGCCTGAGCACCGGTGCCAGGATGGCCATGGAGATCAAGGACTCCATCACGCAGGGCCACTTCAAGGACATAATGTCCTGAGCCGGGTCACGGTACGCATCCGTTCGACAGCATCTGCCGTCAGCGTCAGCTCCGGCCACGCGCGGCCCGGGTTCTTCCCAGACGGTGTGCTGTCATCCGGCGGCGTTCTGTCTTCTGGGCTTTCCCGCGAACTCCGAAATGGCCAGTCCGGCAAGCGTCATCGCGGTTCCTACGACCATCAGCCAGGTCACCTCCTCGCCGAGGAATGCGGCGGAGGACACAACCGTCACGACCGGGATCATGTAGATGTACACGCTGGTCTCCACGGCCCCGAGGTTGCGGGTGGCGAGGCCCCAGGTCACGAAGCACATCGCCGACGCCACGATTCCCAGGAAGAGCATGTGGCCGAGCATCGACGGGTCGGCCAGGAGCCCGAGGTCGGGGTCGAACCCGAGGACCATGGCAGCGGGGATCATGAACAGCAGGCCGTAGGCGAAGGTCCTGCGCGTGGTCTGGACGGTCCCGTACCCGAATGTGCTGATCTTCCTGAGGATTACCGAGTAGACGGCCCAGACTAGCGCCGCCAGGAACGCGAGGGCGTCCCCGAGGGGGTCGAGGTGCATGTCCTGGCCGTTGAACATTATGAGGCATATCCCGGAGATGGCGACTACGAAACCGACGACGAACCCTCTGCCCAGGCGGTCGACGTACAGGACGCGCATCAGGATCGCGGTGAATAGCGGTGCCACAGCCACGATCACGCCCACGTTGGACGCCATGGTGTACGTGAGCGCTATGTTCTCCAGCAGGTAATACAGGCAGATCCCGCACAGCCCGGCACCGGCGAACCACAGCTCCTGCCGCCTGTCGGTCACGTGCATCAGCCTGGGGCAGATTATGCACAGGACGACGAACCCGATGCCCATCCTTATCAGGAGTATCTCCACGGGCTCGAAGCCCTCCAGCAGGGCCTTCGTCGACACGAAAGTGACTCCCCACACGAGGACCGAGAACAGCGCGGCGGCGTGCCCTGTCCAAACGGATTCGTCCATGAGTCCCCGAAGGACGCCGTGTATTTGGATGTCACCGCGGGTCCCGTCCGGTCACCGCATCCCCTTGACGGCCCGTCCGAAGCCTTTAAGATTAAACGCGTGCATGGGCGCGAACGAGGCATCCCAATGGTATCCAAGAGACTTCAGGAGATCCCCGCTTCAGGAACGATCGCAATATCAAATCTGGTAAGCCAGATGAAATCCGAGGGCATCGACATAGTCTCATTCTCGATGGGCGAGCCCGACTTCACCACCCCGGAGAACATCATCGACGCCTGCTGCGACTCGCTTCACAGGGGCTTCACCCACTACACCCCCTCGATGGGGATCCCGGAGCTCAGGAAGGCCATCGCCGACATGACGCGCACCAACAACAACGTGCCCTGCGACGCGTCCAACGTCCTGGTCACCCCGTGCAAGCAGGCCATCTTCATGACCATGCTGGCATACATCGATCCCGGCGATGAGGTCATACTGGCGGACCCGTCATGGGTTTCCTACGAGGCCTGCGTGCGTCTGGCCGGAGGGGTCCCCGTGTACGTTCCCACCAGGTTCGAGGACAACTTCGTCCTAGATCCCGCACTGGTGGAGGCGGCCATCACCCCCAGGACCAAGATGATCATCCTGAACACCCCCTCCAACCCCACGGGGGCCGTGATCCCCGCCGACGTCCTGAAGCAGATCGCGGACATCGCCATGGCCCACAACATCAAGGTGTTCTCCGACGAGATCTACGAGGCCATCGTGTACGAGGGCAAGCACACCTCCATCGCATCATTCCCCGGCATGTTCGAGAACACGATCATCGTGTCCGGGCTGTCCAAGAGCTACGCCATGACCGGATGGAGGCTCGGATGGGCCATCGCCCCCAAGGAGGACATCGCCAACATCAACAAGCTCCAGTCCCACTCCATCTCCTGCTGCGTCTCGTTCACCCAGGAGGCCGCGGTGGAGGCCATCACGGGACCGCAGGACTCCAAGATCGCGATGGTGAAGGAGTTCAGGAAGCGCCGCGATCTGGCACTGGACCTGATCTCGGAGATCCCCGGCATGGAGTGCAACGTGCCCCAGGGGGCCTTCTACCTGTTCCCCAAGTACTCCGTGGACATGCCCTCGGCCAAGCTGGCGGAGGTCCTGCTCAGGGAGGGCCATGTGGCCGTCACCCCCGGAACCGCGTTCGGGCCCGGAGGGGAGGGATTCTTCAGGGTCTCCTACGCCGCCTCCGAGGAGCAGATCCGCGAGGGACTCGGCAGGATCAAGAGGACGCTGGCACAGCTCTGATCCATTTCAAAACGCCGATGGTCCGGCCATCGGCGGATCCTTTTTCCACAGACCCGTCCGTCCCCACTTCGGAGAACAGGCGGGCCGGCACGCGCGCGCGTTTCTTATAGGACCTCTCAGATTACCTGACGTCGCCCTTCGGGCATGAGGGATTATATTGAGCAGGACTCTTTTCACGGTGGGACCCGTCTATGTGGCCCCGGACACTCTCGAATCGATGAACAAGCCGATGATCACGCACAGGTCCAAGGAGTACAAGGAGCTCCACGCCGACATCGTCGAGAAGATCAAGAAGACCCTCGACACCGACATGGAGGTGTTCCTCGTCGCCGGTTCCGCCACAGCCTTCCTCGAGGGGGTCATCAGGAACGGCGTGAGGGAGAAGTCCCTTGGCATCACAAACGGATCCTTCGGGAACAGGTCCATCGAGATCGGGGAGCTCAACGGAAAGACCGTGGAGAAGGTCCAGGTCGAGTGGGGCAAGGCGATGAAGCCCGCCGACATCGAGGGCAAGGTCACAAAGGACATCGAGATGGTCCACTGGGTCAGCAACGAGTCCTCCACCGGAGTGTTCAGCGACTCTGTCGCCCTGGCCAACGCCGTCAGGGAGCAGAACCCCGACGCCCTGATGATGGTCGACGCCGTCACATCCGCATACGCTATGGACATCAAGGTCAAGGAGATGGACGTCGACGCCGTCGTCTTCGGGACGCAGAAGGCTCTCGCCCTCCCGCCCGGACTCGCCATCCTGCTCTGCTCCGAGAGGCTCCTGGAGAAGGCCAAGACGGTCCCCAACCGCGGATTCTACACCGACCTGCTGAAGATCAAGAAGCAGAGCGACAACAACTACGCCCTCACCACGCCTCCCGTGTCCATCATGTACGGTCTGGACTACCAGCTGGACAAGGCCCTCAGGGAGGGCATGTCCGCCCGCTACGAGCGCCACCAGAAGATGGCCGACATGGTCCGCGCCTGGGCAGACAAGAACATGGAGGGCATCTTCCCCGAGAAGGGATACCAGTCCAACTCCATCGGGGTCATCAACAAGGGGGCGCTGGACTTCGACGCGTTCCATTCCAAGCTGAAGGCCAGGGGATACGAGATCTCCAACGGCTACGGCGACATCAAGGAGAAGACTTTCAGGATCGGACACCTGGGCGACACCACGCCCGAGATGGTCGCCGATCTCCTGTCCGTAATGGACGAAATTATGGAGGAATGAAGATGACATCAAAGATTCTGGTTTCCGACCCCCTCTCCGACGAGGGAATCGAGATCCTCAAGAACTCGGGTTTCCCGGTCGACGTGAAACCCGGACTCTCCGAGGACGAGCTCTGCGCCATCATCGGCGACTACGACTGTCTGATCATCAGGTCCGGCACCAAGGTGACCCCCAAGGTCATCGAGGCCGGGAAGAACCTGAAGGTCATCGGACGCGCCGGTGTCGGTGTGGACAACATCGACGTGCCCTGCGCCACCGACAAGGGGATCCTCGTCATGAACACACCCTCCGCGAACATCCTGTCCGCGGCGGAGCACTCCTGCGCCATGCTCCTCGCCCTTGCCAGGAACATCCCCTTCGCCCACGAGTCCATGCACAAGGGCGAGTGGAAGAGATCCAAGTACACCGGGGTCGAGCTCAACGGCAAGGTCCTGGGAATCATCGGTGTCGGTCGTGTCGGAGGCGAGGTCGCCAAACGCATGAAGGCGTTCAACATGACCATGATCGGATACGACCCCTTCCTCCCGAAGGAGGTCGCCGACTCTCTCGGCGTCAGGCTGACCACCCTGGAGGAGGTCATCACCACCGCCGACTTCATGACCATCCACACCCCGCTCCTGCCGGACACCAGGAACATGATCTCCCTGTCCCAGTTCAAGATGATGAAGCCCAACGCCAGGCTCGCCAACGTGGCCCGCGGCGGCATCGTCAACGAGGAGGACCTCTACACCGCACTGAAGGAGAAGATCATCGCCGGAGCCGCGTTCGACGTCTGGTGCAACGAGCCTCTCAGCGACGACGAGAAGAAGCTCCTGGAGCTGGACAACCTGGTCACCACCCCCCACCTGGGAGCTTCCACCGTCGAGGCCCAGGAGAGGGTCGCAGTCGAGATCGCCGAGCACGCCGTCATGTACCTGAAGGACGGCATCGTCTCCAACGCGATCAACGCGCCCCGCGGAAAGCTGGACGCCGAGACCGAGCCCTACATGCCCCTCATGGACAGGATGGGCAACCTCGTCCAGCAGATGGTCGGCAACCACCCGCTCGAAAAGCTGGAGCTCATCTACTGCGGCGGGCTCGCCGGCAAGCAGACCAAGCTGCTGACCGTCACAGCCGTCATCGGCTACCTCAGGAACATCATCGGAACCGCCAACATCATCAACGCCCTGCCCATCGCCAAGGCCAAGGGCATCGAGATCGCGGAGACCAGCAACGACACCGCCAAGGACTACGCCAGCGTCGTCGAGATCAAGTTCACCTCCCAGGGCAAGACCCGCTCCATCAGGGGAACCGTCATCGGCGGTCAGCCCAGGCTTGTCGGCGTCGACCAGTTCTCGTTCGACATCCCCATGAGCGGGGACATGATGTACCTGAGCTACAACGACGAGCCCGGAGTCATTGGAATCGTCGGAAACACGCTCGGAACGGCCGGGATCAACGTCGCGCAGATGACCGTCGGAAGGGACGGCGGCCGCGCCCTGATGTTCCTGACCGTCGACCAGAACATCCCCGAGGAAATCGTGGCGAAGGTCGCCAAGAACGTCGGCACCGACGACATCAAGTTCCTCGACCTGGTGGAGTGAAGATGGGCGTAGTGACCGTCGACGAGCTCACGCTCGCCATCAAGAACAGCATCGATTCCTCCCACGGGATGGTCGAGGAGCAGGCGTACATGCTCGCCCACCACGTGCTGAACTTCTTCGGGTACTCCGACAGGATCATCGACAACATCCTGGAGCCCGAGGACCGTGACGCCTTCTACATGCTGGAGGACGCGGGCATCCTCACCACCGAGAGGGAGGAGACCACGCTCTACGACGGAAGGGAGTGGAGGATCCACTACTGGCTGTTCAGAAGGGACAAGATCGAGACGATGCTGGTGAGGCCGCAGTCCGACGACACCGAGACCCAGCAGGAGGAGTCCGTCTACGCGGATCTGCCGGACGACATCTGGCAGCGCGGCGGCTCCGAGTGAAACCCGACATGCAGAGAGCGGACCTGTTCCCGTACGAGTACCGTCCCGGTCAGAGGGAGCTGGTCCGCTTCATTTCCAACACAGTTGACGACGGGATGAGTCCCGTCGTCGAGGCCGGCACGGGGACCGGCAAGACCGTCTCCGCGCTGGCCGCCACCCTCCCCACTGTTCTGGAGAGGGGGATGAAGGTCATCTACCTCACACGCACCAAGTCGCAGCAGAAACAGGTCATACGTGAAGCGGCGGCGATCGGCCACGGGATCCTCTGCGTGGGCCTCCAGGGCCGCACCGCGGCGTCATGCCCCATGATGAGGGACGATCCGGACCTCGCATCCGGAACGTCCGAGGAGATATCCAAGCTGTGCTCGGAGTACAAGCGCAGGGACGCCGGCGAGTGCAGGTGCAGGTTCTACGCTAACATCGAGCACACGGACATCGACTCCTGGGTCGAGAGGATCAGGGAGGAGCATCCGGAGCCGGAGGGCTTCGCGAGGATGTGCGAGGAGGCGGAGCTGTGCCCCTACGAGATGCTGAAGTACGCACTCCCCCATGCGGACGTCATAGCAGCATCGTACCCGTTCGTGTTCATGCCGCAGATCCTGGCCAGGCTCGTGGACTGGATCGGCATCCCACTGCACAGGACGGTCATCGTGGTGGACGAGGCACACAACCTCCCGGACTACCTCCGCGACGTCCAGACCTTCGAGTACAGCAGGGCGGCGCTGGATCTGGCCGAGAAGGAGGCCAGGGAGAACGGCGACAGCGAGGTCCACGAGGGGCTCACGGTGACAGACATCGTGGGGGTTCTCAGGGAGGTCCTCGGATACGCCGTCAAGGAGTATCTGATAGACGACGACGGGATCCTCCCCCCGTACTTCCTGGAGGACGAGCTCATGAGCCGCCTGGGGATGACGTCGGTCAGCATCATGCGCATCGTTCAGGCCCTGGAGGACATCGGCGACTCCGTCGCCGAGAGGAAGAAGCAGAGGCGCAAGCTCCCGCGCTCCTACATCGGGAGCATGGGGCGTTTCATGCGCGCCTGGCTGACGGGTTCGGAGGACTGCCACGTCAGACTTGTCCTGGGCGGGGACAATCCCTGCTTCCAGTCGTACTGCATGGATCCCTCCGGCGCCTCCGATCCTCTAAACGAGTGCTTCGCATCCGTCCACATGTCCGGCACCCTGGAGCCCATCGACGCCTACATCCGGGACATAGGCCTCGACCGTGCCGTCCCGACGACCCTCAACGGCTTCTTCCCCAGGGAGAACCTCCTGACGCTGTACAGTGACGAGGTCTCCATGAGGTACGAGGACCGTTTCATCGAGTCGAACTACGCCAGGCTCAGGCAGCTGCTCTACGACACGGTCAACTCGGTGAGGGTCAACACGGCCGTCTTCTTCCCGTCCTACCAGTTCATGGACCGTATGCTCGACGACGGCGTGGCGTCCGATCTGGGACGCGACATCTACTACGAGCGCAGGGACATGCCCCAAGAGGAGCTTATGGAGGTGTTCGACAGCTTCAGAACCTCGGAGGGCAGCGTCCTCTTCTGCGTGACCGGGGGGAGGATCAGCGAGGGGCTGGACTTCCCCGACAAGAGTCTGGAGCTGGCTGTGCTGATAGGCATCCCGTATCCCAAGCCCACGGCCAAGATGAGGGCCATGACGCGCTACTACGACGCCAAGTTCGGTGACGGGAGGCTCTATGTCTCAATCATCCCCGCGTCCAGGAAGATGAGGCAGTCGATTGGGCGCCTCATAAGGTCCGAGACAGATCGCGGCGTGGCCGTCATACTGGACCGCAGGGCTGCGAGCCTGAGAGACATCTCCCCGATGCTATGTGGGGACATCCCGGCGGCCGTGACCTCGTTCTTCTCCCAAGACCGCTGAGCCCGTTTGTGCATGCTCTATTACAAAAAGGATATTTTTCCATCGTCAAAATAATAAAGTACGCAACGATAACGGGCGTTCCATGGAGATAACAGTCGACGAGGATGTCAGACAGTACATCGCATCGCAGGGATGCGACTTCCGCATCTGCACTGCGTGCATGGGCCCGGCCCTCGTACCGGTCAGTGTCAAGGCCCCTAAGGAGACCGACATAAGGATCCCCGTGGGCGATCAGACCCTGTACATCTCCAGGATACAGGCCAGGTACATCACCAACGTCTCCATGGACATGATCTACGATGAGGACGACATCGACTCATGTCCCGCGTTCTACACGAGGGGCCGCTACTACTGAATCGGTATCGTAGTAGGATCAGACGAGCCTGGCGGCATCGGCGGAGGCGCGTGCCAGCGCGTCGATGTCGATCTTCTCGCTGAAGGCTGAGACCTTCTCGGGGTTGGCCTCGGTTATGGGTTTCATGGGAACGATGCTGCATCCATGTCCCGGTCTTATCGAGATCTCGTAGGTGCCGATGTCCTTGGCGATCTCCTCTATCTCCAGCTTGTCCATGCCGATGAGGGGTCTGACAACGGGGAAGTCCAGTCCGATGTTCTCCGACCTTATGTTCCTCAGGGTCTGAGAAGCCACCTGTCCGAGGGAGTCGCCCATGACGATCCCGGCGCATC
Coding sequences within it:
- a CDS encoding zinc-ribbon domain-containing protein, which codes for MEDNQNFCVQCGQILAEDAKFCPSCGARVPGRNPELVEQDRQAVRDVMKYRMYWAIALMLIYSIPFLIIGVYLAVDLDSIVNMIMTDPLYADYVDYYGWTYDQLHDVLYYASFVYILSSVCGIVSAALCWKRTHYWVALILCVVSMFTGAMGLFALFMGMFAFWTILTSKLSFREYEDQLEGELNKIQ
- a CDS encoding glycerol dehydrogenase, producing MNSRETAWRVFATELNGSSLEIKATEEKMPSYVVSPLGAKMNRVLIAGVMTEKENIGSPDEPMWKVRVQDVSGNYYINVGRYQPEASAAMADLEAPCFVAAVGRVRTYTTDDQRVFVSVRPEHIIKIDEQTRNEWLLETAKSTWRRLKNAKTVLGMPDAKVPDLLAMGMTEAEAEGLLYALDNYGQLPDSAMYLKTIQNALRMLLPERDVDFGFPEDLSNEPDEIDIDNGGSEEHNHGQLEDIILNMLEELDTDGKGAPRDELERRAEAEGISSIELEEISNVLMDKGLVYEPNLRYLKRI
- a CDS encoding single-stranded DNA-binding protein; its protein translation is MKRVLGDKIDDEQLEAELNKYLNDYHVNIESAKRGIIRKYGGSDSSSFVTASSVVKKIADLSGTEQNVDVLAKVVYVESKNITVKGLNKTIVSGILGDETSTASFTLWEPGSVMLEKGSVYYFRNCYCKLWNERVQINLGNRGRVEPAPGVTLDVPDRTISLSAQECKIGDIREGMGNVTVTGQIVSTEARKITVRGEAKTVYSGLIADDTGKIQYSAWHDFELKVGETICAKNAYIRAWKGIPQLNMGDRCEVSRVDAVFDIVDSGSTKKTVAEIARIGGGLDITLEGLVVDMKGGSGLIKRCPQCNRSILNGVCTAHGQVDGVPDLRMKIVIDDGTGAIGAVVNRADTEKLTGVSMKAAEGLAAAKGEGVVARELMGRILMHRITITGNVMSDDYGPNMIVRSADNVEVNIEEEAEKLLAEVEAAI
- a CDS encoding DUF1297 domain-containing protein produces the protein MVPKSKIEEILDGYDTSDITIATLCSHSSLQIFHGARKMGFKTLGLTITHSTKYYDAFPLAKPDEILRYKDFDDFDERTGELLDRNVIIIPHGSFVEYMGSRRFSDMEVPSYGNRAVLNWESDRDMQRQWITGAGVPMPRLITDAREIDEPVMVKYHGAKGGRGYFIAMDYPDFKMSIDPTQPYTIQEYCLGTRYYMHFFYDPFKTDGYRCEQGGSLELLSMDRRDESNIDEMYKLGSIEESKRHGLYPSFVVTGNTPVVLRESLLPKAFEMAEKIVNKSYELFGGMWGPFCLETVVNDKLQFKVFEISTRIVAGTNPFISGSPYADLIYPGLSTGARMAMEIKDSITQGHFKDIMS
- a CDS encoding EamA family transporter, translating into MDESVWTGHAAALFSVLVWGVTFVSTKALLEGFEPVEILLIRMGIGFVVLCIICPRLMHVTDRRQELWFAGAGLCGICLYYLLENIALTYTMASNVGVIVAVAPLFTAILMRVLYVDRLGRGFVVGFVVAISGICLIMFNGQDMHLDPLGDALAFLAALVWAVYSVILRKISTFGYGTVQTTRRTFAYGLLFMIPAAMVLGFDPDLGLLADPSMLGHMLFLGIVASAMCFVTWGLATRNLGAVETSVYIYMIPVVTVVSSAAFLGEEVTWLMVVGTAMTLAGLAISEFAGKPRRQNAAG
- a CDS encoding aminotransferase class I/II-fold pyridoxal phosphate-dependent enzyme produces the protein MPMVSKRLQEIPASGTIAISNLVSQMKSEGIDIVSFSMGEPDFTTPENIIDACCDSLHRGFTHYTPSMGIPELRKAIADMTRTNNNVPCDASNVLVTPCKQAIFMTMLAYIDPGDEVILADPSWVSYEACVRLAGGVPVYVPTRFEDNFVLDPALVEAAITPRTKMIILNTPSNPTGAVIPADVLKQIADIAMAHNIKVFSDEIYEAIVYEGKHTSIASFPGMFENTIIVSGLSKSYAMTGWRLGWAIAPKEDIANINKLQSHSISCCVSFTQEAAVEAITGPQDSKIAMVKEFRKRRDLALDLISEIPGMECNVPQGAFYLFPKYSVDMPSAKLAEVLLREGHVAVTPGTAFGPGGEGFFRVSYAASEEQIREGLGRIKRTLAQL
- a CDS encoding aminotransferase class V-fold PLP-dependent enzyme; the protein is MSRTLFTVGPVYVAPDTLESMNKPMITHRSKEYKELHADIVEKIKKTLDTDMEVFLVAGSATAFLEGVIRNGVREKSLGITNGSFGNRSIEIGELNGKTVEKVQVEWGKAMKPADIEGKVTKDIEMVHWVSNESSTGVFSDSVALANAVREQNPDALMMVDAVTSAYAMDIKVKEMDVDAVVFGTQKALALPPGLAILLCSERLLEKAKTVPNRGFYTDLLKIKKQSDNNYALTTPPVSIMYGLDYQLDKALREGMSARYERHQKMADMVRAWADKNMEGIFPEKGYQSNSIGVINKGALDFDAFHSKLKARGYEISNGYGDIKEKTFRIGHLGDTTPEMVADLLSVMDEIMEE
- a CDS encoding phosphoglycerate dehydrogenase yields the protein MTSKILVSDPLSDEGIEILKNSGFPVDVKPGLSEDELCAIIGDYDCLIIRSGTKVTPKVIEAGKNLKVIGRAGVGVDNIDVPCATDKGILVMNTPSANILSAAEHSCAMLLALARNIPFAHESMHKGEWKRSKYTGVELNGKVLGIIGVGRVGGEVAKRMKAFNMTMIGYDPFLPKEVADSLGVRLTTLEEVITTADFMTIHTPLLPDTRNMISLSQFKMMKPNARLANVARGGIVNEEDLYTALKEKIIAGAAFDVWCNEPLSDDEKKLLELDNLVTTPHLGASTVEAQERVAVEIAEHAVMYLKDGIVSNAINAPRGKLDAETEPYMPLMDRMGNLVQQMVGNHPLEKLELIYCGGLAGKQTKLLTVTAVIGYLRNIIGTANIINALPIAKAKGIEIAETSNDTAKDYASVVEIKFTSQGKTRSIRGTVIGGQPRLVGVDQFSFDIPMSGDMMYLSYNDEPGVIGIVGNTLGTAGINVAQMTVGRDGGRALMFLTVDQNIPEEIVAKVAKNVGTDDIKFLDLVE